The following coding sequences lie in one Oceanicola sp. 502str15 genomic window:
- a CDS encoding NAD(P)-dependent oxidoreductase — MAHDPTTSAKPSVGVIGAGMMGGGMAASLLRAGHRVTVLPHRNRSIIDRLIAAGAEESASAAELAGSVDVVLTCLPDGPAVEARAAEILPALSPGALWIDTTTSDPEVTRRVAAQLAERGATLADAPVTGSPAQAEAGDLASVVGCDEDAFERVEAVVSVYSRVVRRFGNTGTGHTAKLMNNLVTQGTMALLTEAYGAAHRLGVDWQALYDVMCVGAARSGTLEKAVGPALSGNFDGARFTIRNAEKDLRYATATLGPQAELARAAHAVLLRQVEAGRGDQFVSRMLQPAEKDGR, encoded by the coding sequence ATGGCCCATGACCCAACGACCTCTGCAAAGCCCTCCGTCGGCGTGATCGGCGCCGGCATGATGGGCGGCGGCATGGCCGCCAGCCTGCTGCGCGCCGGGCACCGCGTCACGGTCCTGCCCCACCGCAACCGCAGCATCATCGACCGGCTGATCGCCGCTGGCGCCGAAGAAAGCGCCTCCGCCGCCGAGCTTGCCGGGTCGGTCGACGTGGTGCTCACCTGCCTGCCCGACGGCCCGGCCGTCGAGGCCCGCGCCGCCGAGATCCTGCCCGCCCTGTCACCCGGCGCCCTCTGGATCGACACCACCACATCAGATCCTGAGGTCACCCGGCGCGTCGCCGCCCAACTGGCCGAACGGGGCGCAACCCTCGCCGACGCCCCCGTCACCGGCAGCCCCGCGCAGGCCGAGGCGGGCGATCTGGCCTCGGTGGTGGGGTGTGATGAAGACGCGTTCGAGCGGGTCGAGGCCGTGGTCTCGGTCTACTCCCGCGTGGTGCGCCGCTTCGGCAATACCGGCACCGGCCATACCGCCAAGCTGATGAACAACCTCGTTACCCAGGGCACCATGGCCCTGCTCACCGAGGCCTACGGCGCCGCCCACAGGCTCGGTGTCGACTGGCAGGCGCTCTACGACGTCATGTGCGTCGGCGCCGCCCGTTCCGGCACGCTCGAAAAAGCCGTGGGCCCGGCCCTCTCGGGCAATTTCGACGGCGCGCGCTTCACCATCCGCAACGCGGAAAAAGACCTCCGCTACGCCACCGCCACCCTCGGCCCCCAAGCCGAACTGGCCCGCGCCGCCCACGCGGTCCTGCTCCGCCAGGTCGAAGCGGGCCGAGGAGACCAATTCGTCAGCCGGATGCTACAACCCGCCGAGAAGGACGGGCGCTGA
- a CDS encoding type VI secretion system Vgr family protein: MDGVYTQDGNLGRVETGLGKDHLLLVRFSGTDKVNDLFEYRLRVLARNGLDYDALLGTHATVFLHTISHGEAPFDGVVTEVEWMKGAVGGDEYELVLRPWFWLAGKRRQQRIFHDKSVDEILEQVLSQWSGLGDATHRLALTNSYPKLEYTVQYRESDLAFACRLMERFGISFHFEQAGGNHCLVLTDGHEAMGELPGRTREFRPVEEFYRKDEEHFWEWRRARGITTGKVKLTDYNFKTPTSNMLTEQAGDAAHAHGEIESYDYPGVYPDAGEGADVAALRVTQERAGDHRTRAAGDVISLKAGMRCAVEGEFAAFTAGEEHLCLEAHHEFTAEAYRSSDTAGGDSEGERAYEGRYLFIPVSAPFAPARKTPQPVVQGPQTARVVGEGEIDCDEYGRILVRFHWDLEDAYSMRCRVSQNWAGKGWGGMVIPRIGMEVVVEFLEGDPDKPLVTGCVYNGKNDVPYELPANKTRSTFKTDTHQGDGFNELRFEDQKGSEEIFLHAERDRNEKTRNNHTERIDNNWVQSVGHNKASEVNNNRIEVVGGDAELRVGPGQRNAVAPDVPASNIAGISGLGDSFGANGGGPKGSGSYYVSIEQDKSQIIGRDASDLVRNNKAVEVRGDMRTVVDGTVLIDAGKKLTLNCGAVSIVMESNGSLTINGKKATVTMDRLIALLADMVKIN; this comes from the coding sequence ATGGACGGAGTTTATACCCAGGATGGTAACCTGGGGCGGGTGGAGACGGGTCTGGGTAAGGACCATCTCCTTCTGGTGCGGTTCTCCGGCACCGATAAGGTCAACGATCTGTTTGAATATCGCCTCCGCGTGCTGGCGCGGAACGGCCTGGATTACGACGCGCTGCTCGGCACCCATGCCACTGTTTTCCTTCACACAATCTCTCACGGCGAAGCGCCCTTCGATGGCGTCGTCACCGAGGTCGAATGGATGAAGGGCGCGGTGGGCGGCGATGAATACGAGCTGGTGCTGCGGCCCTGGTTCTGGCTCGCCGGCAAGCGGCGGCAGCAACGGATCTTCCACGACAAATCAGTGGATGAAATTCTTGAGCAGGTGCTTTCGCAATGGTCCGGGCTGGGCGATGCCACCCACCGGCTGGCTTTGACCAATTCCTACCCAAAGCTCGAATATACCGTTCAATATCGCGAGTCCGATCTCGCCTTTGCCTGCCGGTTGATGGAGCGTTTCGGGATCAGCTTCCATTTCGAGCAGGCCGGCGGAAACCATTGCCTCGTGCTGACCGACGGGCATGAGGCGATGGGCGAGTTGCCCGGCCGCACGCGAGAGTTCAGGCCGGTCGAGGAATTCTACCGCAAGGATGAGGAGCACTTCTGGGAGTGGCGCCGGGCGCGCGGGATTACCACGGGCAAGGTCAAGCTGACCGATTACAACTTCAAGACGCCCACCTCCAACATGCTCACCGAGCAGGCGGGCGATGCCGCCCATGCCCATGGCGAGATCGAAAGCTACGACTACCCGGGGGTCTACCCCGATGCCGGGGAGGGCGCGGATGTGGCCGCGCTGCGGGTCACTCAGGAGAGGGCGGGCGATCATCGCACACGGGCGGCCGGCGATGTGATCAGCCTGAAGGCGGGGATGCGCTGCGCGGTAGAGGGCGAGTTTGCCGCGTTCACCGCGGGCGAAGAGCATCTCTGCCTTGAGGCCCACCATGAGTTCACCGCCGAGGCCTATCGTTCCAGCGATACGGCAGGCGGCGACAGCGAGGGAGAACGCGCCTATGAAGGCCGCTACCTCTTCATCCCCGTCTCCGCCCCCTTCGCCCCCGCCCGCAAAACGCCCCAGCCGGTGGTGCAGGGCCCGCAGACCGCCCGGGTGGTCGGCGAGGGCGAAATCGACTGCGACGAATACGGCCGCATCCTCGTGCGCTTCCACTGGGATCTCGAAGATGCCTATTCCATGCGCTGCCGGGTCTCGCAAAACTGGGCCGGCAAGGGCTGGGGCGGAATGGTCATCCCCCGCATCGGCATGGAAGTGGTGGTCGAGTTTCTCGAGGGCGACCCCGACAAGCCGCTGGTCACCGGCTGCGTCTACAATGGCAAGAACGACGTGCCCTACGAGCTGCCTGCCAACAAGACCCGCAGCACCTTCAAGACCGATACCCATCAGGGCGACGGCTTCAACGAACTGCGCTTCGAGGATCAGAAGGGGTCAGAAGAAATCTTCCTTCATGCCGAGCGGGACCGAAACGAGAAGACCCGCAACAACCACACCGAGCGGATCGACAACAACTGGGTCCAGTCGGTGGGGCACAACAAGGCGAGCGAGGTGAACAACAACCGCATCGAAGTGGTCGGCGGCGATGCAGAACTGCGCGTCGGCCCGGGCCAGCGAAACGCGGTCGCGCCGGATGTGCCCGCCAGCAACATTGCCGGCATCTCCGGGCTGGGAGACTCCTTCGGCGCAAATGGCGGCGGCCCTAAGGGGAGCGGCTCCTATTACGTAAGCATCGAGCAGGACAAGAGCCAGATCATCGGCCGCGACGCCAGCGATCTGGTGCGCAACAACAAGGCGGTCGAGGTCCGGGGCGACATGCGGACAGTGGTTGACGGAACCGTGCTGATCGACGCCGGCAAGAAGCTGACCCTCAACTGTGGCGCGGTCAGCATCGTGATGGAGTCAAACGGTAGCCTGACCATCAACGGCAAGAAGGCCACCGTAACCATGGACAGGCTGATTGCCCTGCTTGCGGACATGGTGAAAATCAATTGA
- a CDS encoding DUF2169 domain-containing protein, giving the protein MKLSTSLPLATLFFKHWHVDDTEVGIVLAKAEFARGDAGAFGVLPRPPELEMADVFEGDPAITPLLAEQDLAPGKLATDLTVKAIARAPGGEARRDWAVGVEVEGRGSHGFHVRGPSRWSKPSLRRWQLGKPEPVREVPITYALAYGGLLPEEGETPARSHDFNPAGTGFADKAYLDLKSGFDAPQIGELAEFMAADPLAGMAVRGFGPIAKAWLPRRGHAGTFDDLWKRERHPRMPADYDLAFWNAAPGPLQFSPHLTGNEMIRLHGVSHEAAPVEVPLPAVGLVLEAEGDDSVNVPMHLDTVQIDIAKEDPATHRVLLTWRALLPNPAGFTHGTLLPTDLGD; this is encoded by the coding sequence ATGAAGCTTTCAACCTCGCTCCCCCTCGCCACGCTGTTCTTCAAGCACTGGCACGTGGACGATACCGAGGTCGGCATCGTTCTGGCCAAGGCCGAGTTTGCCCGCGGCGATGCGGGCGCCTTCGGGGTCCTGCCGCGGCCGCCCGAGCTGGAGATGGCGGATGTGTTCGAGGGCGATCCGGCCATCACGCCTCTGCTGGCCGAGCAGGATCTCGCCCCCGGAAAACTGGCGACCGACCTCACGGTGAAGGCCATTGCCCGCGCACCCGGCGGCGAGGCGCGGCGGGATTGGGCGGTGGGGGTCGAGGTGGAGGGGCGCGGCAGCCACGGCTTCCACGTGCGCGGGCCGTCGCGCTGGAGCAAGCCCAGCCTGCGGCGCTGGCAGCTCGGCAAACCCGAGCCCGTGCGCGAGGTGCCGATCACCTACGCGCTGGCCTACGGAGGGCTCCTGCCGGAAGAGGGCGAAACCCCGGCGCGCAGCCATGACTTCAACCCCGCCGGCACCGGCTTTGCCGACAAGGCCTATCTCGATCTCAAATCCGGCTTCGACGCGCCGCAGATCGGCGAACTGGCCGAATTCATGGCCGCCGATCCCCTGGCCGGCATGGCCGTGCGCGGCTTCGGCCCGATCGCCAAGGCCTGGCTGCCCCGGCGCGGCCATGCGGGCACCTTCGACGATCTCTGGAAGCGCGAACGCCACCCCCGCATGCCCGCCGATTACGACCTCGCCTTCTGGAACGCCGCCCCCGGCCCGCTCCAGTTCAGCCCCCATCTCACCGGCAACGAGATGATCCGCCTCCATGGCGTCTCCCACGAAGCGGCCCCGGTGGAGGTGCCACTGCCCGCCGTCGGTCTGGTGCTGGAAGCCGAGGGCGACGACAGCGTCAACGTACCGATGCACCTCGACACGGTGCAGATCGACATCGCCAAGGAAGATCCCGCCACCCACCGCGTCCTCCTGACCTGGCGCGCGCTCCTGCCAAACCCGGCGGGCTTCACCCACGGCACACTTCTGCCCACCGATCTCGGAGACTGA
- a CDS encoding DUF4150 domain-containing protein has protein sequence MDHSGARASGKQAIIACLAPDVCLTPCGCGVAPIPYMIVSRLDWAVQTTTSTELTNQQAFTMASRTDKVTGDEPGVKGGIVSGVNLGWCRPKSNKSSVFVEGRELIQNDNLYEMNCNGPDGPSNTIGKLVYYD, from the coding sequence ATGGACCATTCCGGCGCCCGTGCCAGCGGCAAGCAGGCCATCATCGCCTGCCTCGCCCCCGATGTCTGCCTCACCCCCTGCGGCTGCGGTGTCGCACCGATCCCCTACATGATCGTCTCCAGGCTCGACTGGGCGGTACAGACCACCACCAGCACCGAACTGACCAACCAGCAGGCCTTCACCATGGCCAGCCGGACCGACAAGGTCACCGGCGACGAACCGGGGGTGAAGGGCGGAATAGTATCCGGCGTCAATCTCGGCTGGTGTCGCCCGAAGTCGAACAAGTCCTCGGTCTTCGTAGAGGGCCGCGAACTGATCCAGAACGACAACCTCTACGAAATGAACTGCAACGGCCCCGACGGCCCGAGCAACACCATCGGGAAGTTGGTCTACTACGACTAA
- a CDS encoding integrase arm-type DNA-binding domain-containing protein, protein MLTDTKARKLVPTERALAVGGVPGLYLRPGKTVGSGKFQLRFVSPTSGKRRDMGLGTYPATGLAKARKLAMDARELIASGIDPINRRAEEQNLASAQREIPTFEEAAVTLYEEIAPGFKNTKHRAQWITTLRTYVFPAIGNRKVDGLTPADFATGLRPIWLSKPETASRVAQRCDRVMLWCLAHGYTSTNPVAALPALLPKPPSKRDRVRHHPSVPWRSMPQVCKDLFHKPETSVGRMALLFTILTAARSEEVREATWSEIDLDTATWSLPAERMKARQPHRVPLSRQALRILRARAEFAGQQGYIFSYRAGRPLSGMTLLKVLRDHKVASDTPGRIATTHGFRSSFRDWASENGYARDLAERALAHTVSNATEAAYHRTDLLEQRRGMMESWADWVFGEPTKP, encoded by the coding sequence ATGCTCACTGACACTAAGGCAAGAAAGTTAGTCCCGACCGAGAGAGCCCTGGCCGTAGGTGGCGTGCCTGGCCTGTACCTGCGGCCCGGCAAGACGGTTGGATCGGGTAAGTTCCAACTTCGGTTTGTGTCACCGACATCTGGCAAGAGAAGAGATATGGGCCTTGGTACCTATCCAGCTACAGGTCTGGCAAAAGCTCGCAAGCTTGCGATGGATGCAAGGGAGCTGATAGCGAGCGGGATCGATCCGATCAATCGTAGGGCAGAAGAGCAAAATCTGGCATCCGCGCAACGAGAGATACCCACCTTCGAAGAGGCCGCCGTGACCTTGTATGAAGAGATTGCACCCGGTTTCAAAAATACTAAGCACCGCGCTCAGTGGATTACGACACTCCGCACCTACGTTTTTCCTGCCATTGGGAATCGAAAGGTCGACGGCCTGACGCCAGCAGATTTCGCCACAGGGTTAAGACCGATCTGGCTGTCCAAACCCGAAACCGCCAGTCGCGTTGCTCAGCGGTGTGACCGCGTCATGCTCTGGTGCCTTGCCCATGGCTACACCAGCACCAACCCCGTTGCAGCGCTCCCTGCCCTGCTCCCGAAGCCGCCTAGCAAACGGGACAGAGTCCGTCACCACCCATCAGTCCCTTGGCGCTCCATGCCGCAGGTATGCAAAGACTTGTTCCACAAACCTGAGACATCGGTCGGTCGAATGGCCCTGCTATTCACAATCCTCACTGCGGCGCGATCGGAGGAGGTGCGTGAAGCCACATGGTCAGAGATCGATCTCGATACGGCAACCTGGTCACTGCCAGCCGAACGAATGAAAGCTCGGCAACCACATCGTGTTCCCCTGAGCCGCCAAGCACTCCGCATCCTGAGGGCACGCGCTGAGTTTGCTGGCCAACAGGGCTACATTTTCTCTTATAGAGCCGGTCGGCCACTCAGCGGCATGACGCTCTTGAAAGTCCTTAGAGACCACAAGGTTGCAAGTGACACTCCTGGCCGGATTGCAACGACCCACGGCTTCCGATCCAGTTTCCGCGACTGGGCATCAGAAAACGGTTACGCACGAGACCTCGCCGAGCGTGCCCTGGCTCACACTGTTTCGAACGCGACCGAAGCCGCCTACCACCGCACCGATCTGTTGGAGCAACGTCGGGGAATGATGGAGTCTTGGGCAGATTGGGTCTTCGGCGAGCCCACTAAGCCGTGA
- a CDS encoding GAF domain-containing sensor histidine kinase, protein MTCEEIGNKMLNHEAFLAGRHDFQSDIERLAGSDLVTTILETVMLATNMRFAGVARVTADRWVACRTIDEVKFGIAEGDEIAIESTFCQTVRDTSEIVIFSDAGTDPEYKDHPIATALGIVSYASVPIYRGDGTFFGTLCAIDTVPKDVNNPRAVAMLKMFADLIGRSLETEERLEAQEQLIEYERKLAQVQEEFVAILGHDLRNPVAALSAGFRQLDKETLSERGRNLVSLMRASLHRMGELVENMMLHAKSRLGGGIAINAVSDAPLANMLEQVVNEVRMAAPECEILVEFDLKHPISCDPDRIGQAVSNLVSNAITHGTPDTPVRIRAGSQSELTFVEVENEGQPIDREAQKVLFEPFRRGSDRSKGLGLGLYIAASIAKAHGGRLTVVSEGRTTSFRLEVPTVDVQQSLVDARV, encoded by the coding sequence ATGACCTGCGAAGAAATCGGCAATAAGATGCTGAACCACGAGGCTTTTCTCGCGGGAAGGCATGACTTTCAATCCGACATCGAGCGCCTAGCGGGGAGTGACCTAGTAACGACAATTCTGGAAACTGTAATGCTCGCGACGAACATGCGCTTTGCAGGAGTTGCTCGCGTTACCGCCGACAGGTGGGTCGCTTGCCGCACGATCGACGAGGTCAAATTCGGCATCGCTGAAGGCGATGAAATCGCCATAGAATCGACGTTCTGCCAGACCGTTCGGGACACTTCCGAGATAGTGATTTTCAGTGATGCCGGCACCGACCCCGAGTACAAGGATCATCCGATCGCCACTGCTTTAGGCATAGTGAGCTATGCATCGGTACCCATCTATCGCGGTGACGGCACTTTCTTCGGAACGCTCTGCGCGATCGACACCGTGCCGAAGGACGTCAACAACCCACGTGCCGTGGCTATGCTGAAGATGTTCGCCGATCTGATCGGACGCAGCCTGGAGACAGAAGAACGGCTCGAGGCGCAGGAGCAACTGATCGAGTACGAACGCAAACTGGCACAGGTACAGGAAGAGTTTGTGGCCATCCTCGGCCACGACCTACGCAACCCAGTTGCCGCGTTGAGTGCTGGTTTCCGACAATTGGACAAGGAGACATTGAGCGAACGTGGACGCAATCTGGTCTCACTGATGCGTGCGTCGTTGCATAGGATGGGAGAATTGGTCGAGAACATGATGCTGCACGCCAAGTCTCGGCTCGGGGGCGGAATTGCCATCAATGCGGTGTCGGATGCGCCTCTCGCGAACATGCTGGAACAGGTGGTCAACGAAGTCCGCATGGCGGCACCGGAATGCGAAATCCTGGTGGAGTTTGACCTAAAGCACCCTATCAGCTGCGATCCGGACCGGATCGGTCAGGCTGTATCCAACCTCGTATCGAACGCGATTACGCACGGAACCCCCGATACACCGGTGCGGATACGCGCTGGCAGCCAGTCGGAATTGACCTTCGTCGAAGTGGAAAACGAGGGACAGCCAATCGACAGAGAGGCTCAGAAGGTGTTGTTCGAGCCCTTCCGTCGTGGAAGTGACCGGAGTAAAGGTCTTGGTCTGGGACTTTATATCGCGGCGTCGATCGCGAAGGCTCATGGGGGGCGCTTGACCGTTGTCAGCGAGGGACGGACAACCAGCTTTAGGCTCGAAGTGCCGACGGTTGACGTTCAACAGAGTCTTGTGGACGCCCGAGTTTAA
- a CDS encoding membrane-bound PQQ-dependent dehydrogenase, glucose/quinate/shikimate family: MGLVIGLLGAVICAGGIWLLSLGGSGYYAVAGIGMVLSGMLLFCGNIGGFWLYLLVWIGTCIWAVWEVGVDLWPLVPRVVAPTVLLVLLALCLPYLRAVRMAERRGSAALAAAVIGLALAVPGAPSVAQESQATDAEAAQGADIPAEAAPEEAAPEGASPEADPSAEAAPDAETDQAGAPAERGPQAQLAVGTDWPAYGGTYRATRYSPLSQITKDNVAELEEAWSIRTGDMPNEDAPYSPENTPLKVGDSLYLCTAKNILLALDAKTGKEEWRYDPGVSDDAIPYGATCRSVVYYEAPEAAEDALCATRVIEATLDARMIAVDAETGQLCPEFGREGIVDLNQGIGDTVPGWYAVSSPPTVVQGVLVAGAQVKDGQAEDAPSGVIRGYDAVTGEFLWAWDVGRPGETGEPPEGEVYTRGTPNMWTIAAGDEDLGLVYLPMGNSSVDYYGGNRSEEENQYSTALVALDVTNGEVAWSFQTVHYDVWDYDLGSQPSLVEFPGEDGSTAAIILPSKQGQIYVLDRATGEPLHPVEEREVPIGGVEPENLSPTQPYSGYAALNQQPLTEKDMWGMSPLDQLWCRIQFRRANYRGEYEPPSADRPWIQYPGYNGGSDWGSIAVDTERGIIIANYNDMPNFNQLIPRERADELGLRPINEGGNPPAAEGAGDPQSGSPYAIDVNAGWRLPTGLLCKEPPYGGIRAIDLATGETLWDQPIGTARNNGPFGIPSMLPLRIGTPNNGGPLITAGGLVFIAATTDDLFRAIDIETGEVLWETTLPAGGQTTPMTYEVDGEQYVVIAPGGHHFMETKVGDHVIAYKLPGNGG; encoded by the coding sequence ATGGGACTTGTGATCGGCCTGCTGGGGGCCGTCATCTGTGCGGGCGGAATCTGGCTGCTCAGTCTGGGCGGGTCCGGGTATTACGCCGTGGCTGGTATCGGAATGGTCCTCTCTGGCATGCTGCTGTTCTGCGGCAACATCGGGGGGTTCTGGCTTTACCTTTTGGTCTGGATTGGCACCTGCATCTGGGCGGTGTGGGAGGTCGGGGTGGACCTCTGGCCGCTGGTGCCACGTGTGGTTGCCCCAACGGTGTTACTGGTTCTACTCGCACTCTGCCTGCCCTACCTCCGGGCAGTGCGGATGGCGGAACGGCGGGGCAGCGCGGCGCTTGCGGCAGCGGTGATCGGCCTCGCTCTTGCGGTGCCCGGCGCGCCTTCAGTGGCCCAAGAGAGCCAGGCAACCGATGCCGAGGCCGCGCAGGGGGCTGACATACCGGCAGAAGCGGCGCCTGAGGAAGCGGCACCCGAGGGCGCCTCGCCAGAGGCAGATCCGTCGGCCGAGGCGGCACCCGACGCGGAGACCGACCAAGCCGGAGCTCCTGCCGAGCGCGGTCCGCAGGCCCAGCTTGCTGTCGGGACGGATTGGCCGGCCTACGGCGGCACCTACCGCGCCACCCGCTACTCACCGCTATCGCAAATCACCAAGGACAACGTGGCCGAGTTGGAGGAAGCCTGGAGCATCCGCACCGGCGATATGCCGAACGAGGATGCACCCTACTCCCCCGAGAACACCCCGCTGAAGGTGGGCGACAGCCTGTATCTCTGCACCGCCAAGAACATCTTGCTCGCGCTCGACGCCAAGACCGGCAAGGAGGAATGGCGCTACGATCCCGGCGTTTCCGACGATGCCATCCCCTACGGTGCGACCTGCCGCAGCGTGGTGTACTACGAGGCGCCCGAGGCGGCGGAGGACGCGTTGTGCGCCACCCGCGTCATCGAGGCGACGCTGGATGCCCGGATGATCGCGGTCGACGCCGAAACCGGCCAGCTCTGCCCTGAGTTCGGTCGCGAGGGAATCGTCGACCTGAACCAAGGCATCGGCGACACCGTGCCCGGCTGGTATGCTGTCAGCTCCCCGCCGACCGTGGTGCAGGGCGTGTTGGTGGCGGGTGCGCAGGTGAAGGACGGACAGGCCGAGGATGCGCCCTCGGGCGTCATACGCGGCTACGACGCAGTGACGGGCGAATTTCTCTGGGCCTGGGACGTGGGCCGCCCCGGCGAAACCGGCGAACCTCCCGAGGGCGAAGTGTATACCCGTGGCACGCCGAACATGTGGACCATTGCGGCCGGGGACGAGGATTTGGGGCTGGTTTACCTGCCGATGGGCAACTCCTCGGTCGACTACTACGGCGGCAACCGCTCGGAGGAAGAGAACCAGTACAGCACCGCGCTTGTCGCGCTCGACGTAACGAACGGTGAGGTAGCCTGGAGCTTCCAGACCGTTCACTACGACGTGTGGGACTACGACCTCGGCTCGCAGCCCAGCCTGGTGGAGTTTCCCGGCGAGGACGGCAGTACGGCGGCGATCATCCTGCCCTCCAAACAGGGCCAGATCTACGTGCTCGACCGCGCCACCGGCGAGCCGCTGCACCCGGTCGAGGAGCGCGAGGTGCCCATCGGCGGCGTGGAGCCGGAGAACCTCTCGCCCACCCAGCCCTACTCGGGCTATGCCGCGCTGAACCAGCAACCGCTGACCGAAAAGGACATGTGGGGCATGAGCCCGCTGGACCAGCTCTGGTGCCGCATCCAGTTTCGCCGCGCCAACTACAGGGGCGAGTACGAGCCGCCTTCGGCGGACCGTCCCTGGATCCAGTATCCGGGCTACAACGGCGGCTCCGACTGGGGCTCCATCGCCGTGGACACCGAGCGCGGCATCATCATTGCCAACTACAACGACATGCCCAACTTCAACCAGTTGATCCCCCGCGAACGGGCCGATGAGCTGGGGCTGCGCCCGATCAACGAGGGCGGCAACCCGCCTGCCGCAGAGGGCGCGGGCGACCCGCAGTCAGGCTCGCCCTATGCGATCGATGTGAACGCGGGCTGGCGCCTGCCGACCGGCCTGCTCTGCAAGGAACCGCCCTATGGCGGCATCCGGGCCATCGACCTGGCCACCGGCGAGACCCTCTGGGACCAGCCCATCGGCACCGCGCGCAACAACGGCCCCTTCGGCATTCCGTCGATGCTGCCGCTTCGGATCGGCACGCCCAACAACGGCGGACCGTTGATCACTGCGGGTGGGCTGGTGTTCATCGCCGCCACAACCGATGACCTCTTCCGCGCCATCGACATCGAAACCGGCGAGGTGCTGTGGGAGACGACTCTGCCCGCGGGTGGCCAGACCACTCCGATGACCTACGAGGTGGACGGCGAGCAGTACGTGGTTATTGCCCCGGGCGGGCACCACTTCATGGAGACCAAGGTGGGCGACCACGTCATCGCCTACAAGCTGCCCGGCAACGGGGGCTGA
- a CDS encoding DedA family protein — MFDWLTGMVEQGGYLGIALLMLVENIFPPIPSELIMPLGGYLVQQGKLDPVLVVISGSIGSLAGTSLWYLAARSLDQARFHDLVERYGHWFTVDREGMEKAERRFERHAGLAVYAGRMLPAVRTLISVPAGFARMSPWRFLALSGAGTLIWVSGLTALGYALGSQYDKVSGWLDPVTTLLFAGVALLYVVRLLRGKGQRRPAE, encoded by the coding sequence ATGTTCGACTGGCTGACCGGCATGGTCGAACAGGGCGGGTATCTCGGCATCGCGCTGCTGATGCTGGTGGAGAACATCTTTCCGCCGATCCCCTCCGAGCTGATCATGCCATTGGGCGGCTACCTGGTGCAGCAAGGCAAGCTCGATCCGGTGCTGGTGGTGATCTCGGGCTCCATCGGCTCACTGGCGGGCACCTCTCTGTGGTATCTCGCCGCCCGGAGCCTGGACCAGGCCCGCTTTCACGATCTGGTCGAGCGCTACGGCCACTGGTTCACCGTGGACCGGGAGGGCATGGAAAAGGCGGAGCGCCGGTTCGAGCGCCACGCGGGTCTCGCGGTCTATGCGGGGCGGATGCTACCTGCAGTGCGCACGCTCATCTCGGTGCCCGCGGGCTTTGCGCGGATGTCGCCCTGGCGGTTTCTCGCCCTGTCGGGGGCGGGCACGCTGATCTGGGTCAGCGGGCTGACCGCGCTGGGGTACGCCCTCGGCAGCCAGTACGATAAGGTCTCCGGCTGGCTCGACCCGGTCACCACCCTGCTCTTCGCGGGGGTGGCGCTGCTCTACGTGGTGCGGCTCCTGCGCGGGAAGGGACAGCGCCGCCCGGCGGAATGA